A single genomic interval of Candidatus Thermodiscus eudorianus harbors:
- a CDS encoding DNA polymerase sliding clamp: MVSRIRFQDARTWRYIIASMEKVLDEGVFIANSEGLSFRSLDPARVVMVDLFFPAEAMSDYELEEDEVEFGVSFDTLVKVLRRARKNDELEIRVSDTFIDVLFLGRGSRRFRIPQITLSIERPPEPKIGFTVTAKMLATTFRESMRTLEPIADTLSLLASEESFIMRGTGDIESAELEFSVERQSLLDMQVESPDSSSYTLEYFSQMLQAAQAAETATVMYAGDAPARVDFEYVGGGRLTFYVSPTI, from the coding sequence ATGGTTTCAAGGATAAGGTTCCAGGATGCAAGGACCTGGAGATACATTATAGCGTCTATGGAGAAGGTCTTGGATGAGGGTGTTTTCATCGCCAACAGCGAGGGGTTATCCTTCCGTTCCCTCGACCCCGCTAGGGTGGTCATGGTCGACTTATTCTTCCCCGCTGAGGCTATGAGTGACTACGAGTTGGAGGAGGATGAGGTGGAGTTTGGCGTATCATTCGATACTCTAGTGAAGGTTCTAAGGAGAGCTCGTAAAAACGACGAGCTGGAGATACGCGTGTCCGATACGTTCATCGACGTGCTCTTCCTCGGAAGGGGCTCTCGCAGGTTTAGGATACCCCAGATAACCCTGTCTATAGAGAGGCCCCCTGAGCCGAAGATAGGCTTCACGGTTACGGCCAAGATGCTCGCGACCACCTTCAGGGAATCCATGAGGACTCTGGAGCCCATAGCAGACACTCTCAGCCTGCTAGCCTCGGAGGAGTCGTTCATAATGAGGGGCACGGGCGACATTGAGAGCGCCGAGCTTGAATTCTCGGTGGAGAGGCAGAGCCTGCTCGACATGCAGGTCGAGTCACCGGACTCGTCAAGCTATACCCTCGAATACTTCTCACAGATGCTCCAAGCCGCCCAAGCCGCCGAGACCGCCACGGTAATGTACGCTGGGGACGCGCCCGCGAGGGTCGATTTCGAGTACGTGGGTGGGGGTAGGCTGACATTCTATGTCT